Proteins co-encoded in one Rhodococcus sp. PAMC28707 genomic window:
- a CDS encoding inositol monophosphatase family protein, with protein sequence MTDYAADLRLALALADDADSITRNRFLALDLEVDDKPDLTPVSDADLAVEHQLRSVLTEQRPDDAVLGEEFGGDVALKGRQWVIDPIDGTKNFVRGVPIWATLVSLLVDGVPVVGVISAPALNRRWWASESAGAFTSFDNGSPRRLGVSAVRELSSASLSFASLSGWLERGVREQFISLTDDVWRVRGYGDFFSYCLVAEGALDIATEPEVSLWDLAPLDILVREAGGRFSSLDGRPGPHGGSAIATNGLLQDEVVRRLR encoded by the coding sequence GTGACCGACTACGCTGCCGACCTCCGACTCGCGCTTGCTTTGGCCGACGACGCCGACTCCATTACGCGGAATCGTTTTCTCGCCCTGGACCTCGAGGTCGACGACAAACCGGACCTGACCCCGGTCAGCGACGCGGATCTGGCCGTCGAACATCAACTCAGGTCGGTGCTGACCGAGCAACGCCCCGATGATGCAGTGCTGGGTGAGGAATTCGGCGGTGATGTGGCCTTGAAGGGACGACAGTGGGTGATCGACCCCATCGACGGCACCAAAAACTTCGTTCGCGGCGTACCGATCTGGGCAACACTCGTCTCGCTGCTGGTCGACGGAGTCCCGGTCGTCGGCGTCATCAGCGCGCCGGCACTGAACCGGAGGTGGTGGGCCTCGGAGTCCGCAGGGGCATTCACTTCCTTCGACAACGGTTCGCCCCGTCGACTCGGTGTTTCGGCGGTGCGGGAACTGTCCTCGGCCAGTTTGAGCTTCGCCAGCCTGTCGGGCTGGTTGGAGCGTGGGGTACGCGAGCAGTTCATCTCGTTGACCGACGACGTGTGGCGTGTGCGTGGCTACGGCGACTTCTTTTCCTATTGCTTGGTGGCCGAGGGCGCTTTGGATATTGCAACCGAGCCGGAGGTCTCGTTGTGGGACCTGGCACCGCTGGACATCCTCGTCCGCGAAGCCGGTGGCAGGTTCTCCTCGCTCGACGGCCGACCAGGTCCCCACGGCGGCAGTGCCATCGCGACCAACGGACTTCTTCAGGACGAGGTCGTTCGCCGTCTGCGCTGA